A genomic segment from Myxocyprinus asiaticus isolate MX2 ecotype Aquarium Trade chromosome 36, UBuf_Myxa_2, whole genome shotgun sequence encodes:
- the baiap2l1a gene encoding brain-specific angiogenesis inhibitor 1-associated protein 2-like protein 1a isoform X3, whose translation MSRAPEDVNKLTESTYKNVMEQFNPGLRNLVNLGKSYEKSVAAMTLAGKAYFDAVSKIGENAAVSPVSRELGVVLMEIADVHKKVQLEMEESFKKFHRELVAELEKKTDMDTKYMNATFKRYQSEHKMKQDFLDKSQTDLKKLRRKSQGKHSSKYEIKENECLETISSRQTDMQRFIAEGCREALLEEKRRFCFLVDKHCAFSYQLADFHDKAKEILTVKLPSWQDKCTDATKVPDTVISMIEGLKTPMTVIPKSSAIMEHSDRNHSDAVVPPPAPSLKAHTSPLASMFSQDIPKSPISSEQCSDQDSLDGLSRSTSVSSGMDVVKKIRVQTIFPHTAGNNETLLSFDDGDIITLLIQDERDGWLYGELEHTGQRGWFPSSYCRTYNDPVIAISRVESPLHSQSAVDLPEQTEEDEEVEEPKLLPPPDYSYSSRDLPFKPSTPSPQNTGKPLMCIPGGTP comes from the exons AATGTGATGGAGCAATTCAACCCAGGGCTGCGGAATCTAGTCAACCTGGGAAAGAGCTATGAGAAATCAGTGGCAG CAATGACCCTTGCTGGAAAGGCGTATTTTGACGCAGTCTCAAAGATTGGGGAAAATGCTGCTGTGTCACCGGTTTCCAGGGAGCTGG GAGTGGTTCTGATGGAGATTGCAGATGTGCATAAGAAGGTCCAGCTGGAGATGGAGGAGTCT TTCAAGAAGTTCCACAGAGAGCTCGTCGCAGAACTGGAAAAGAAAACCGATATGGATACCAAGTATATGAAT GCCACTTTCAAAAGATACCAGTCTGAACACAAAATGAAGCAAGATTTCCTGGACAAATCGCAGACCGACCTGAAGAAACTGCGCAGAAAAAGTCAAGGGAAGCATTCGTCTAAATACGAGATCAAAGAAAATGAG TGCTTGGAGACCATCTCATCCCGGCAGACAGACATGCAAAGGTTTATCGCAGAAGGATGTAGGGAAGCTCTGTTGGAAGAGAAAAGAAGGTTCTGTTTCCTAGTGGACAAACACTGTGCCTTCTCATACCAGCTAGCAGATTTTCATGACAAG GCCAAGGAGATACTGACTGTCAAACTGCCCAGTTGGCAGGATAAGTGCACTGATGCCACCAAGGTTCCAGACACAGTGATTTCCATGATTGAGGGTCTGAAGACTCCAATGACAGTCATACCTAAGTCCTCGGCTATTATGGAGCACAGTGACCGG aACCATTCAGATGCAGTGGTTCCACCACCAGCCCCGTCACTCAAAGCCCACACGAGTCCACTGGCCAGCATGTTCTCCCAAGACATTCCCAAAAGCCCCATCTCATCAGAGCAGTGCTCAG ATCAAGACAGCCTTGATGGCCTGTCCAGGTCTACATCTGTGTCCAGTGGTATGGACGTGGTGAAGAAGATCAGAGTGCAAACTATTTTCCCCCACACAGCTGGAAATAATGAGACCCTGCTGAGCTTTGATGATGGAGACATCATTACACTGCTTATTCAAGATGAGCGGGATGGATGGCTGTATGGAGAACTAGAACATACTGGACA AAGGGGCTGGTTTCCCTCATCTTATTGCCGAACTTACAATGATCCGGTGATCGCAATCAG CAGAGTGGAGAGCCCATTGCATAGTCAGAGTGCGGTTGATCTCCCAGAGCAGACGGAGGAAGACGAGGAGGTGGAGGAACCCAAGCTGCTGCCCCCACCTGACTACAGTTACTCATCCAGGGACTTACCCTTCAAGCCCTCCACCCCCTCTCCACAGAACACG GGAAAGCCATTGATGTGTATTCCAGGAGGGACTCCCTGA
- the baiap2l1a gene encoding brain-specific angiogenesis inhibitor 1-associated protein 2-like protein 1a isoform X1, with amino-acid sequence MSRAPEDVNKLTESTYKNVMEQFNPGLRNLVNLGKSYEKSVAAMTLAGKAYFDAVSKIGENAAVSPVSRELGVVLMEIADVHKKVQLEMEESFKKFHRELVAELEKKTDMDTKYMNATFKRYQSEHKMKQDFLDKSQTDLKKLRRKSQGKHSSKYEIKENECLETISSRQTDMQRFIAEGCREALLEEKRRFCFLVDKHCAFSYQLADFHDKAKEILTVKLPSWQDKCTDATKVPDTVISMIEGLKTPMTVIPKSSAIMEHSDRNHSDAVVPPPAPSLKAHTSPLASMFSQDIPKSPISSEQCSDQDSLDGLSRSTSVSSGMDVVKKIRVQTIFPHTAGNNETLLSFDDGDIITLLIQDERDGWLYGELEHTGQRGWFPSSYCRTYNDPVIAISRVESPLHSQSAVDLPEQTEEDEEVEEPKLLPPPDYSYSSRDLPFKPSTPSPQNTVSLPNGHSIPPFLVGGNPFATVRLRPTITNDRSAPVV; translated from the exons AATGTGATGGAGCAATTCAACCCAGGGCTGCGGAATCTAGTCAACCTGGGAAAGAGCTATGAGAAATCAGTGGCAG CAATGACCCTTGCTGGAAAGGCGTATTTTGACGCAGTCTCAAAGATTGGGGAAAATGCTGCTGTGTCACCGGTTTCCAGGGAGCTGG GAGTGGTTCTGATGGAGATTGCAGATGTGCATAAGAAGGTCCAGCTGGAGATGGAGGAGTCT TTCAAGAAGTTCCACAGAGAGCTCGTCGCAGAACTGGAAAAGAAAACCGATATGGATACCAAGTATATGAAT GCCACTTTCAAAAGATACCAGTCTGAACACAAAATGAAGCAAGATTTCCTGGACAAATCGCAGACCGACCTGAAGAAACTGCGCAGAAAAAGTCAAGGGAAGCATTCGTCTAAATACGAGATCAAAGAAAATGAG TGCTTGGAGACCATCTCATCCCGGCAGACAGACATGCAAAGGTTTATCGCAGAAGGATGTAGGGAAGCTCTGTTGGAAGAGAAAAGAAGGTTCTGTTTCCTAGTGGACAAACACTGTGCCTTCTCATACCAGCTAGCAGATTTTCATGACAAG GCCAAGGAGATACTGACTGTCAAACTGCCCAGTTGGCAGGATAAGTGCACTGATGCCACCAAGGTTCCAGACACAGTGATTTCCATGATTGAGGGTCTGAAGACTCCAATGACAGTCATACCTAAGTCCTCGGCTATTATGGAGCACAGTGACCGG aACCATTCAGATGCAGTGGTTCCACCACCAGCCCCGTCACTCAAAGCCCACACGAGTCCACTGGCCAGCATGTTCTCCCAAGACATTCCCAAAAGCCCCATCTCATCAGAGCAGTGCTCAG ATCAAGACAGCCTTGATGGCCTGTCCAGGTCTACATCTGTGTCCAGTGGTATGGACGTGGTGAAGAAGATCAGAGTGCAAACTATTTTCCCCCACACAGCTGGAAATAATGAGACCCTGCTGAGCTTTGATGATGGAGACATCATTACACTGCTTATTCAAGATGAGCGGGATGGATGGCTGTATGGAGAACTAGAACATACTGGACA AAGGGGCTGGTTTCCCTCATCTTATTGCCGAACTTACAATGATCCGGTGATCGCAATCAG CAGAGTGGAGAGCCCATTGCATAGTCAGAGTGCGGTTGATCTCCCAGAGCAGACGGAGGAAGACGAGGAGGTGGAGGAACCCAAGCTGCTGCCCCCACCTGACTACAGTTACTCATCCAGGGACTTACCCTTCAAGCCCTCCACCCCCTCTCCACAGAACACG GTGTCTTTGCCAAATGGTCACTCCATACCTCCATTCCTAGT AGGTGGGAATCCATTTGCCACAGTCAGACTCCGACCCACCATTACAAACGACAGATCAGCACCAGTCGTTTGA
- the baiap2l1a gene encoding brain-specific angiogenesis inhibitor 1-associated protein 2-like protein 1a isoform X4, giving the protein MSRAPEDVNKLTESTYKNVMEQFNPGLRNLVNLGKSYEKSVAAMTLAGKAYFDAVSKIGENAAVSPVSRELGVVLMEIADVHKKVQLEMEESFKKFHRELVAELEKKTDMDTKYMNATFKRYQSEHKMKQDFLDKSQTDLKKLRRKSQGKHSSKYEIKENECLETISSRQTDMQRFIAEGCREALLEEKRRFCFLVDKHCAFSYQLADFHDKAKEILTVKLPSWQDKCTDATKVPDTVISMIEGLKTPMTVIPKSSAIMEHSDRNHSDAVVPPPAPSLKAHTSPLASMFSQDIPKSPISSEQCSDQDSLDGLSRSTSVSSGMDVVKKIRVQTIFPHTAGNNETLLSFDDGDIITLLIQDERDGWLYGELEHTGQRGWFPSSYCRTYNDPVIAISRVESPLHSQSAVDLPEQTEEDEEVEEPKLLPPPDYSYSSRDLPFKPSTPSPQNTGEHETSVLP; this is encoded by the exons AATGTGATGGAGCAATTCAACCCAGGGCTGCGGAATCTAGTCAACCTGGGAAAGAGCTATGAGAAATCAGTGGCAG CAATGACCCTTGCTGGAAAGGCGTATTTTGACGCAGTCTCAAAGATTGGGGAAAATGCTGCTGTGTCACCGGTTTCCAGGGAGCTGG GAGTGGTTCTGATGGAGATTGCAGATGTGCATAAGAAGGTCCAGCTGGAGATGGAGGAGTCT TTCAAGAAGTTCCACAGAGAGCTCGTCGCAGAACTGGAAAAGAAAACCGATATGGATACCAAGTATATGAAT GCCACTTTCAAAAGATACCAGTCTGAACACAAAATGAAGCAAGATTTCCTGGACAAATCGCAGACCGACCTGAAGAAACTGCGCAGAAAAAGTCAAGGGAAGCATTCGTCTAAATACGAGATCAAAGAAAATGAG TGCTTGGAGACCATCTCATCCCGGCAGACAGACATGCAAAGGTTTATCGCAGAAGGATGTAGGGAAGCTCTGTTGGAAGAGAAAAGAAGGTTCTGTTTCCTAGTGGACAAACACTGTGCCTTCTCATACCAGCTAGCAGATTTTCATGACAAG GCCAAGGAGATACTGACTGTCAAACTGCCCAGTTGGCAGGATAAGTGCACTGATGCCACCAAGGTTCCAGACACAGTGATTTCCATGATTGAGGGTCTGAAGACTCCAATGACAGTCATACCTAAGTCCTCGGCTATTATGGAGCACAGTGACCGG aACCATTCAGATGCAGTGGTTCCACCACCAGCCCCGTCACTCAAAGCCCACACGAGTCCACTGGCCAGCATGTTCTCCCAAGACATTCCCAAAAGCCCCATCTCATCAGAGCAGTGCTCAG ATCAAGACAGCCTTGATGGCCTGTCCAGGTCTACATCTGTGTCCAGTGGTATGGACGTGGTGAAGAAGATCAGAGTGCAAACTATTTTCCCCCACACAGCTGGAAATAATGAGACCCTGCTGAGCTTTGATGATGGAGACATCATTACACTGCTTATTCAAGATGAGCGGGATGGATGGCTGTATGGAGAACTAGAACATACTGGACA AAGGGGCTGGTTTCCCTCATCTTATTGCCGAACTTACAATGATCCGGTGATCGCAATCAG CAGAGTGGAGAGCCCATTGCATAGTCAGAGTGCGGTTGATCTCCCAGAGCAGACGGAGGAAGACGAGGAGGTGGAGGAACCCAAGCTGCTGCCCCCACCTGACTACAGTTACTCATCCAGGGACTTACCCTTCAAGCCCTCCACCCCCTCTCCACAGAACACG GGTGAACATGAAACCTCTGTCCTTCCCTAG
- the baiap2l1a gene encoding brain-specific angiogenesis inhibitor 1-associated protein 2-like protein 1a isoform X2, translating into MSRAPEDVNKLTESTYKNVMEQFNPGLRNLVNLGKSYEKSVAAMTLAGKAYFDAVSKIGENAAVSPVSRELGVVLMEIADVHKKVQLEMEESFKKFHRELVAELEKKTDMDTKYMNATFKRYQSEHKMKQDFLDKSQTDLKKLRRKSQGKHSSKYEIKENECLETISSRQTDMQRFIAEGCREALLEEKRRFCFLVDKHCAFSYQLADFHDKAKEILTVKLPSWQDKCTDATKVPDTVISMIEGLKTPMTVIPKSSAIMEHSDRNHSDAVVPPPAPSLKAHTSPLASMFSQDIPKSPISSEQCSDQDSLDGLSRSTSVSSGMDVVKKIRVQTIFPHTAGNNETLLSFDDGDIITLLIQDERDGWLYGELEHTGQRGWFPSSYCRTYNDPVIAIRVESPLHSQSAVDLPEQTEEDEEVEEPKLLPPPDYSYSSRDLPFKPSTPSPQNTVSLPNGHSIPPFLVGGNPFATVRLRPTITNDRSAPVV; encoded by the exons AATGTGATGGAGCAATTCAACCCAGGGCTGCGGAATCTAGTCAACCTGGGAAAGAGCTATGAGAAATCAGTGGCAG CAATGACCCTTGCTGGAAAGGCGTATTTTGACGCAGTCTCAAAGATTGGGGAAAATGCTGCTGTGTCACCGGTTTCCAGGGAGCTGG GAGTGGTTCTGATGGAGATTGCAGATGTGCATAAGAAGGTCCAGCTGGAGATGGAGGAGTCT TTCAAGAAGTTCCACAGAGAGCTCGTCGCAGAACTGGAAAAGAAAACCGATATGGATACCAAGTATATGAAT GCCACTTTCAAAAGATACCAGTCTGAACACAAAATGAAGCAAGATTTCCTGGACAAATCGCAGACCGACCTGAAGAAACTGCGCAGAAAAAGTCAAGGGAAGCATTCGTCTAAATACGAGATCAAAGAAAATGAG TGCTTGGAGACCATCTCATCCCGGCAGACAGACATGCAAAGGTTTATCGCAGAAGGATGTAGGGAAGCTCTGTTGGAAGAGAAAAGAAGGTTCTGTTTCCTAGTGGACAAACACTGTGCCTTCTCATACCAGCTAGCAGATTTTCATGACAAG GCCAAGGAGATACTGACTGTCAAACTGCCCAGTTGGCAGGATAAGTGCACTGATGCCACCAAGGTTCCAGACACAGTGATTTCCATGATTGAGGGTCTGAAGACTCCAATGACAGTCATACCTAAGTCCTCGGCTATTATGGAGCACAGTGACCGG aACCATTCAGATGCAGTGGTTCCACCACCAGCCCCGTCACTCAAAGCCCACACGAGTCCACTGGCCAGCATGTTCTCCCAAGACATTCCCAAAAGCCCCATCTCATCAGAGCAGTGCTCAG ATCAAGACAGCCTTGATGGCCTGTCCAGGTCTACATCTGTGTCCAGTGGTATGGACGTGGTGAAGAAGATCAGAGTGCAAACTATTTTCCCCCACACAGCTGGAAATAATGAGACCCTGCTGAGCTTTGATGATGGAGACATCATTACACTGCTTATTCAAGATGAGCGGGATGGATGGCTGTATGGAGAACTAGAACATACTGGACA AAGGGGCTGGTTTCCCTCATCTTATTGCCGAACTTACAATGATCCGGTGATCGCAATCAG AGTGGAGAGCCCATTGCATAGTCAGAGTGCGGTTGATCTCCCAGAGCAGACGGAGGAAGACGAGGAGGTGGAGGAACCCAAGCTGCTGCCCCCACCTGACTACAGTTACTCATCCAGGGACTTACCCTTCAAGCCCTCCACCCCCTCTCCACAGAACACG GTGTCTTTGCCAAATGGTCACTCCATACCTCCATTCCTAGT AGGTGGGAATCCATTTGCCACAGTCAGACTCCGACCCACCATTACAAACGACAGATCAGCACCAGTCGTTTGA